The following proteins are co-located in the Microbulbifer sp. VAAF005 genome:
- the rho gene encoding transcription termination factor Rho, protein MSRKILSLKVKRNTEPKKADKKQEDTSDPKKRFLNGVAINPSEPIRLESGSQQLTVRAMDLITPIGKGQRGLIVAPPGCGKTTILKHICQAVGKAYPEIKLYALLIDERPEEVTDFKRSVPAEVYASSSDHSYEEHVRVANELHDRACKEAGEGLDVMIVVDSLTRLSRVHNAQRSGRGRTMSGGIDARAMEIPRKLFGAARKIEGGGSLTILATILVDTGSRMDQVIFEEFKGTGNMEVVLSKEVARQRIFPALDIAKSSTRREEILFNSKDIATIRALRRTLASLKPVDGTKKLIELLEKYPTNAELLDH, encoded by the coding sequence ATGTCCAGAAAAATATTATCCTTAAAGGTAAAGAGAAATACGGAGCCTAAGAAGGCTGATAAAAAGCAAGAGGATACTTCTGATCCAAAGAAACGGTTCTTAAATGGAGTAGCTATTAACCCATCTGAGCCTATTCGCCTTGAGTCAGGTTCTCAGCAACTTACGGTAAGGGCGATGGATTTGATTACGCCAATTGGTAAGGGGCAACGAGGCTTGATTGTGGCTCCACCGGGCTGTGGCAAAACCACTATCCTGAAACATATCTGCCAAGCAGTGGGGAAGGCTTACCCCGAAATAAAGCTGTACGCTTTACTTATTGATGAAAGGCCAGAGGAGGTTACTGACTTTAAGCGAAGTGTACCGGCCGAAGTTTATGCGTCCTCTTCTGATCATAGCTATGAAGAGCATGTGAGAGTAGCTAATGAACTCCATGATAGGGCCTGTAAGGAAGCCGGTGAAGGCCTGGATGTAATGATCGTGGTTGACTCGTTGACAAGGCTTTCACGGGTACACAATGCGCAGCGGAGTGGTAGGGGACGTACGATGTCTGGCGGGATAGATGCAAGGGCTATGGAGATACCCAGAAAGCTCTTTGGCGCTGCTAGGAAGATTGAAGGTGGTGGCTCACTTACGATTCTGGCAACGATACTCGTGGATACTGGAAGCCGAATGGACCAGGTGATATTTGAGGAGTTTAAGGGCACGGGAAATATGGAGGTAGTATTGTCAAAGGAAGTTGCGAGACAGCGAATTTTCCCTGCCTTGGATATTGCTAAAAGCAGTACTCGCCGAGAGGAAATCCTGTTCAACTCGAAAGATATTGCAACGATAAGAGCTTTACGAAGAACGCTTGCCAGCCTAAAGCCTGTAGATGGCACTAAAAAACTTATTGAACTCCTTGAAAAGTACCCGACTAATGCGGAGTTACTTGACCATTAA
- a CDS encoding PA4780 family RIO1-like protein kinase, with translation MKTPKRLQPLIDDGLIDEVISRLMSGKEADIFIVRCRDQIRCAKVYKDATKRSFKKAAQYQEGRKVRSGRQARAMQKRSNYGRQQQEEIWQNAEVDALSRLARAHVRVPKTFGCVDGVLLMELITDEAGNVAPRLGDVTMSEEQAIQDHALMIHYIMLMLHEGIVHGDLSEFNVLVDDSGPVIIDLPQAVNAAANNSAQEMFTRDVDNMRRYYGRFAPSLLQTQYAKEMWALFEEGNLTTSSTLSGKFDDDDDSADVDAVLEEIKAVMQEELERKERIRESSEDT, from the coding sequence GTGAAAACTCCCAAACGTCTACAGCCTCTCATCGATGATGGCTTAATCGATGAAGTTATCAGCCGCCTAATGAGCGGTAAAGAAGCCGATATATTTATTGTCCGTTGTCGTGACCAAATTCGTTGCGCCAAAGTCTATAAAGACGCAACTAAGCGTAGTTTTAAAAAGGCCGCACAGTACCAAGAAGGGCGTAAAGTTCGCAGTGGTCGTCAAGCACGTGCCATGCAAAAACGGTCAAATTATGGCCGCCAACAGCAGGAAGAGATTTGGCAAAATGCCGAAGTTGATGCTTTATCCCGTTTAGCACGCGCTCATGTACGAGTTCCCAAGACTTTTGGTTGTGTTGACGGTGTATTATTGATGGAGTTAATCACTGACGAAGCAGGCAATGTCGCACCACGGCTTGGCGATGTGACAATGTCAGAAGAGCAAGCAATTCAAGATCATGCATTAATGATTCATTACATCATGCTCATGCTTCACGAGGGAATTGTACATGGTGATTTATCCGAATTTAACGTCCTAGTGGATGATTCCGGCCCTGTGATTATCGATTTACCCCAAGCTGTTAATGCCGCTGCCAATAACAGTGCACAAGAAATGTTCACTCGCGACGTCGACAATATGCGTCGTTATTATGGCAGATTTGCCCCCTCTTTATTACAGACTCAATACGCCAAGGAAATGTGGGCACTGTTTGAAGAGGGTAACTTAACGACTAGCTCAACGCTCAGCGGCAAGTTTGATGATGACGATGACAGCGCCGATGTCGACGCCGTGCTAGAAGAAATCAAAGCGGTGATGCAAGAGGAACTGGAACGAAAAGAGCGCATACGTGAATCTTCAGAAGATACATAA